Proteins from a genomic interval of Falco rusticolus isolate bFalRus1 chromosome 7, bFalRus1.pri, whole genome shotgun sequence:
- the PTGDR gene encoding prostaglandin D2 receptor isoform X1, with amino-acid sequence METEGYRCRSSRYIEGGQSAVPSSVLFAAGLLGNVLALLLLGQHRRRSRSPGGRPPRVSAFYVLVSGLAVTDLLGKCLLSPIVLAAYAYNRSLSELGPGGRSEGEPGVLCQLFAFLMAFFGLAPTLLLLAMALECWLSLGHPYFYRRHFTRRLGATLGPVAAGLCALFCALPLLGFGVPMQYCPGTWCFIRMAGGGPRHLSFPVLYASLMGLLVLAIGACNVSSMRHLYSMARRQPHRGPAATAAPHMEELDHLILLGLMTVLFTICSLPLIGLPEAKFPESHPEGTCPGGGRPVLSPGLAQDRHPTAWLPLNLWVLQKLAPAGEDEEQAFGPVPLPRSILRQHGAGAGRDGVRLAVRGRREVFLHPPQAAFHPREEPCGGSWIPVNISEQQHFVEGLGSTRLQESRRVLACGFRAVGTHRAERGWVCVSIK; translated from the exons ATGGAGACGGAGGGTTACCGGTGCCGTAGCAGCCGGTACATCGAGGGAGGGCAGTCGGCGGTGCCCAGCTCGGTGCTGTTTGCCGCCGGGCTGTTGGGCAACGTGCTGGCCTTACTGCTGCTGGGCCAGCACCGGCGCCGCTCCCGGTCccccggcggccgcccgccgcgggtCTCCGCTTTCTACGTGCTGGTGAGCGGGCTGGCAGTCACCGACCTGCTGGGCAAGTGCCTGCTCAGCCCCATCGTGCTGGCAGCCTACGCCTACAACCGCAGCCTCAGCGAGCTGGGGCCGGGCGGGCGCAGCGAGGGCGAGCCGGGCgtcctctgccagctcttcGCCTTCCTCATGGCCTTCTTCGGGCTggcccccaccctgctgctgctggccatggcGCTGGAGTGTTGGCTCTCCCTGGGGCATCCCTACTTCTACCGACGGCACTTCACCCGGCGGCTGGGTGCCACACTGGGGCCGGTGGCGGCAGGGCTCTGCGCCCTTTTCTGCGCCCTGCCACTACTGGGCTTCGGGGTGCCCATGCAGTATTGCCCCGGCACGTGGTGCTTCATCCGTATGGCCGGTGGCGGGCCGCGCCACCTCAGCTTCCCCGTCCTCTATGCCAGCTTGATGGGCCTGTTGGTGCTGGCCATCGGTGCCTGCAACGTGAGCAGCATGCGGCACCTCTACAGCATGGCACGGCGGCAGCCCCACCGTGGGCCCGCTGCCACCGCTGCCCCGCATATGGAAGAGCTCGACCACCTCATCCTGCTGGGGCTCATGACCGTCCTCTTCACCATCTGCTCCCTGCCGCTCATC GGTTTGCCGGAGGCTAAATTCCCGGAAAGCCACCCTGAAGGGACCTGTCCCGGGGGAGGACGGCCAGTTCTGTCCCCTGGGCTGGCGCAGGACAGACACCCCACAGCTTGGCTTCCCCTGAACCTGTGGGTCTTGCAGAAGCTGGCACCTGCTGGTGAGGACGAGGAGCAAGCCTTCGGCCCTGTACCCCTGCCCCGGAGCATCCTGAGGCAGCATGGGGCTGGCGCAGGCAGGGATGGCGTCCGGCTTGCAGTGAGGGGAAGGCGTGAAGTGTTTCTGCACCCTCCCCAGGCTGCGTTTCACCCCAGAGAGGAACCTTGTGGGGGTTCCTGGATACCTGTGAAtatttctgagcagcagcactttgTGGAGGGTTTGGGGAGCACCCGgctccaggaaagcaggagggTTTTGGCGTGTGGCTTCAGGGCAGTGGGGACGCACAGGGCGGAgagggggtgggtgtgtgtgtccATCAAATAA
- the PTGDR gene encoding prostaglandin D2 receptor isoform X2 has protein sequence METEGYRCRSSRYIEGGQSAVPSSVLFAAGLLGNVLALLLLGQHRRRSRSPGGRPPRVSAFYVLVSGLAVTDLLGKCLLSPIVLAAYAYNRSLSELGPGGRSEGEPGVLCQLFAFLMAFFGLAPTLLLLAMALECWLSLGHPYFYRRHFTRRLGATLGPVAAGLCALFCALPLLGFGVPMQYCPGTWCFIRMAGGGPRHLSFPVLYASLMGLLVLAIGACNVSSMRHLYSMARRQPHRGPAATAAPHMEELDHLILLGLMTVLFTICSLPLIIRAYMGAFAADINENADLSALRFLSVNSIVDPWVFIIFRTSVFRMFVRRVCRRLNSRKATLKGPVPGEDGQFCPLGWRRTDTPQLGFP, from the exons ATGGAGACGGAGGGTTACCGGTGCCGTAGCAGCCGGTACATCGAGGGAGGGCAGTCGGCGGTGCCCAGCTCGGTGCTGTTTGCCGCCGGGCTGTTGGGCAACGTGCTGGCCTTACTGCTGCTGGGCCAGCACCGGCGCCGCTCCCGGTCccccggcggccgcccgccgcgggtCTCCGCTTTCTACGTGCTGGTGAGCGGGCTGGCAGTCACCGACCTGCTGGGCAAGTGCCTGCTCAGCCCCATCGTGCTGGCAGCCTACGCCTACAACCGCAGCCTCAGCGAGCTGGGGCCGGGCGGGCGCAGCGAGGGCGAGCCGGGCgtcctctgccagctcttcGCCTTCCTCATGGCCTTCTTCGGGCTggcccccaccctgctgctgctggccatggcGCTGGAGTGTTGGCTCTCCCTGGGGCATCCCTACTTCTACCGACGGCACTTCACCCGGCGGCTGGGTGCCACACTGGGGCCGGTGGCGGCAGGGCTCTGCGCCCTTTTCTGCGCCCTGCCACTACTGGGCTTCGGGGTGCCCATGCAGTATTGCCCCGGCACGTGGTGCTTCATCCGTATGGCCGGTGGCGGGCCGCGCCACCTCAGCTTCCCCGTCCTCTATGCCAGCTTGATGGGCCTGTTGGTGCTGGCCATCGGTGCCTGCAACGTGAGCAGCATGCGGCACCTCTACAGCATGGCACGGCGGCAGCCCCACCGTGGGCCCGCTGCCACCGCTGCCCCGCATATGGAAGAGCTCGACCACCTCATCCTGCTGGGGCTCATGACCGTCCTCTTCACCATCTGCTCCCTGCCGCTCATC ATCCGAGCATATATGGgggcttttgctgctgatatCAATGAGAATGCTGACCTCAGTGCCCTGCGGTTCCTCTCCGTGAACTCCATCGTGGACCCCTGGGTCTTCATCATCTTCCGCACCTCCGTCTTCCGCATGTTTGTCCGCAGGGTTTGCCGGAGGCTAAATTCCCGGAAAGCCACCCTGAAGGGACCTGTCCCGGGGGAGGACGGCCAGTTCTGTCCCCTGGGCTGGCGCAGGACAGACACCCCACAGCTTGGCTTCCCCTGA